The following proteins are co-located in the Argopecten irradians isolate NY chromosome 9, Ai_NY, whole genome shotgun sequence genome:
- the LOC138331363 gene encoding uncharacterized protein isoform X1 — MKSRKKTKRKCLSVYDAILILPRDIMARKQRQDATVQLTALPRERLWRYPVFTMDGEFTVEYLGCSTLSKATTSGLGSIQKPLREKYIEFRKASSKNKRASQEAVLRVNRDGLTVLFPGAPPGQANQMFYDFQSINVFEAVRFMYRKGADKKMAAAFVPIEQNRNLNNGAENLFSHLDKKNHNLLKMDHPAMIACVMRRTTGVRALECHCFIAEHDGQAMRIVSMLRGPAQPGFEREPSFQNRYGEYPGPGAGGHHPDILRNSYGEYGGYRNEPHMGPGPDQDQPHPDMYYRDRRPDGWEEPGRRISDEQPRDDRYLGEGRQFFGGPPRDMPPSSRDMGPPPRNRLSGEDRHFIHERQSSGDSGSRGYPDPHRGGNGYIHERQRSGEIVRGERHSDYGAEINRGDRYSDHGGERFSRPQTRDEGRAGRVMSPGRYREPPTTAPKPSRALSPGPRSPRSPRSPHSPPSSRHQGLPRQPFETPPSPTSSRPLPRNEPVYSASNLESRQLEDKQQATKVKPVAKVQPNHVMGVKVLPTGLMAALPKKVEAEPSRYNDDDEEDPYDNAMSRKEFYDDKRNRRNEDFQKPGPGGYAPPDIVPHHERDPRYGEDYGEMYRKPYNRKQKDTDQSWSFDSEFQKYAKHASDDNNSDKGSYGHSSDRKSGELAGMFYNMNVQRGSNERAKTSDTNFEQQLGYLP, encoded by the coding sequence ACGCCACGGTCCAGTTGACAGCACTGCCTCGGGAGCGACTCTGGCGGTACCCTGTCTTCACCATGGACGGCGAATTCACGGTCGAGTACCTCGGCTGCTCAACACTTTCTAAAGCAACCACTTCCGGTCTTGGGTCCATCCAAAAACCACTACGAGAGAAGTATATAGAATTCCGGAAAGCATCCTCAAAGAACAAGCGAGCCAGTCAGGAGGCTGTGCTGAGAGTGAATAGGGATGGTCTGACTGTTCTGTTCCCCGGGGCCCCACCGGGCCAGGCTAACCAAATGTTCTATGATTTCCAGTCTATAAATGTATTTGAGGCCGTTCGTTTCATGTACCGGAAAGGTGCTGACAAAAAGATGGCAGCTGCTTTTGTACCGATTGAGCAAAATCGAAATTTAAATAATGGCGCGGAGAATCTTTTCTCCCACCTGGACAAGAAAAACCACAATCTGTTAAAAATGGACCACCCTGCTATGATCGCCTGTGTGATGCGGCGAACAACAGGAGTACGCGCGCTCGAGTGCCACTGTTTTATTGCGGAGCATGATGGACAGGCAATGAGAATCGTATCCATGTTACGGGGCCCGGCCCAGCCAGGATTCGAACGTGAGCCCTCATTTCAAAATCGCTATGGGGAATACCCTGGCCCCGGTGCCGGCGGTCACCACCCCGACATTTTACGTAATAGTTACGGTGAATACGGTGGCTACCGTAATGAGCCTCACATGGGCCCCGGGCCAGACCAGGACCAGCCACACCCAGACATGTATTATCGTGACAGGCGTCCAGACGGATGGGAGGAACCCGGCCGGCGTATCAGCGACGAACAACCACGTGATGATAGGTACTTAGGAGAAGGTAGGCAATTTTTTGGTGGACCACCACGTGATATGCCACCTTCGTCACGTGACATGGGACCTCCGCCCCGAAATAGACTCTCGGGGGAGGATAGACATTTCATACACGAGCGCCAGTCGTCAGGGGATAGTGGCTCCCGTGGTTATCCGGACCCCCATAGGGGTGGTAATGGTTATATTCACGAAAGACAACGGTCCGGGGAAATTGTCCGCGGAGAAAGACACTCGGATTACGGCGCAGAGATAAACCGCGGTGACCGATATTCCGATCATGGAGGAGAGCGATTCTCTCGGCCTCAGACACGTGACGAGGGCCGAGCGGGacgagttatgtcccctggtaGATACAGGGAACCGCCCACTACTGCCCCAAAGCCATCTCGAGCTTTGTCGCCTGGTCCACGATCCCCACGTTCGCCTCGTTCACCACACTCGCCCCCATCTTCCAGACATCAAGGACTACCAAGGCAGCCATTCGAAACCCCTCCGTCACCCACATCGTCCAGACCGCTACCTAGAAATGAACCTGTATATTCTGCGTCTAACCTAGAAAGTCGACAGCTTGAAGATAAGCAACAAGCTACCAAGGTGAAACCCGTTGCTAAGGTACAACCTAACCACGTGATGGGTGTGAAGGTTCTCCCAACAGGTCTCATGGCAGCCCTCCCTAAAAAGGTTGAGGCGGAACCGTCACGCTACAATGACGATGACGAGGAGGATCCGTATGACAACGCGATGTCAAGGAAAGAGTTTTACGACGATAAACGAAACCGGCGCAATGAGGATTTTCAAAAACCAGGTCCCGGCGGTTATGCGCCGCCAGATATAGTTCCGCACCACGAAAGAGATCCAAGGTATGGTGAGGACTACGGTGAAATGTATCGTAAACCGTATAATCGCAAACAAAAGGACACAGACCAATCCTGGTCATTTGACAGTGAATTCCAAAAGTATGCTAAGCATGCCAGTGACGATAACAATAGCGACAAAGGTTCGTATGGACATAGTTCCGACCGAAAAAGTGGAGAACTGGCCGGaatgttttacaatatgaaTGTACAGAGGGGCTCCAACGAAAGGGCAAAAACATCGGATACAAACTTCGAACAGCAACTTGGCTACTTACCATAA
- the LOC138331363 gene encoding uncharacterized protein isoform X2, whose protein sequence is MDGEFTVEYLGCSTLSKATTSGLGSIQKPLREKYIEFRKASSKNKRASQEAVLRVNRDGLTVLFPGAPPGQANQMFYDFQSINVFEAVRFMYRKGADKKMAAAFVPIEQNRNLNNGAENLFSHLDKKNHNLLKMDHPAMIACVMRRTTGVRALECHCFIAEHDGQAMRIVSMLRGPAQPGFEREPSFQNRYGEYPGPGAGGHHPDILRNSYGEYGGYRNEPHMGPGPDQDQPHPDMYYRDRRPDGWEEPGRRISDEQPRDDRYLGEGRQFFGGPPRDMPPSSRDMGPPPRNRLSGEDRHFIHERQSSGDSGSRGYPDPHRGGNGYIHERQRSGEIVRGERHSDYGAEINRGDRYSDHGGERFSRPQTRDEGRAGRVMSPGRYREPPTTAPKPSRALSPGPRSPRSPRSPHSPPSSRHQGLPRQPFETPPSPTSSRPLPRNEPVYSASNLESRQLEDKQQATKVKPVAKVQPNHVMGVKVLPTGLMAALPKKVEAEPSRYNDDDEEDPYDNAMSRKEFYDDKRNRRNEDFQKPGPGGYAPPDIVPHHERDPRYGEDYGEMYRKPYNRKQKDTDQSWSFDSEFQKYAKHASDDNNSDKGSYGHSSDRKSGELAGMFYNMNVQRGSNERAKTSDTNFEQQLGYLP, encoded by the coding sequence ATGGACGGCGAATTCACGGTCGAGTACCTCGGCTGCTCAACACTTTCTAAAGCAACCACTTCCGGTCTTGGGTCCATCCAAAAACCACTACGAGAGAAGTATATAGAATTCCGGAAAGCATCCTCAAAGAACAAGCGAGCCAGTCAGGAGGCTGTGCTGAGAGTGAATAGGGATGGTCTGACTGTTCTGTTCCCCGGGGCCCCACCGGGCCAGGCTAACCAAATGTTCTATGATTTCCAGTCTATAAATGTATTTGAGGCCGTTCGTTTCATGTACCGGAAAGGTGCTGACAAAAAGATGGCAGCTGCTTTTGTACCGATTGAGCAAAATCGAAATTTAAATAATGGCGCGGAGAATCTTTTCTCCCACCTGGACAAGAAAAACCACAATCTGTTAAAAATGGACCACCCTGCTATGATCGCCTGTGTGATGCGGCGAACAACAGGAGTACGCGCGCTCGAGTGCCACTGTTTTATTGCGGAGCATGATGGACAGGCAATGAGAATCGTATCCATGTTACGGGGCCCGGCCCAGCCAGGATTCGAACGTGAGCCCTCATTTCAAAATCGCTATGGGGAATACCCTGGCCCCGGTGCCGGCGGTCACCACCCCGACATTTTACGTAATAGTTACGGTGAATACGGTGGCTACCGTAATGAGCCTCACATGGGCCCCGGGCCAGACCAGGACCAGCCACACCCAGACATGTATTATCGTGACAGGCGTCCAGACGGATGGGAGGAACCCGGCCGGCGTATCAGCGACGAACAACCACGTGATGATAGGTACTTAGGAGAAGGTAGGCAATTTTTTGGTGGACCACCACGTGATATGCCACCTTCGTCACGTGACATGGGACCTCCGCCCCGAAATAGACTCTCGGGGGAGGATAGACATTTCATACACGAGCGCCAGTCGTCAGGGGATAGTGGCTCCCGTGGTTATCCGGACCCCCATAGGGGTGGTAATGGTTATATTCACGAAAGACAACGGTCCGGGGAAATTGTCCGCGGAGAAAGACACTCGGATTACGGCGCAGAGATAAACCGCGGTGACCGATATTCCGATCATGGAGGAGAGCGATTCTCTCGGCCTCAGACACGTGACGAGGGCCGAGCGGGacgagttatgtcccctggtaGATACAGGGAACCGCCCACTACTGCCCCAAAGCCATCTCGAGCTTTGTCGCCTGGTCCACGATCCCCACGTTCGCCTCGTTCACCACACTCGCCCCCATCTTCCAGACATCAAGGACTACCAAGGCAGCCATTCGAAACCCCTCCGTCACCCACATCGTCCAGACCGCTACCTAGAAATGAACCTGTATATTCTGCGTCTAACCTAGAAAGTCGACAGCTTGAAGATAAGCAACAAGCTACCAAGGTGAAACCCGTTGCTAAGGTACAACCTAACCACGTGATGGGTGTGAAGGTTCTCCCAACAGGTCTCATGGCAGCCCTCCCTAAAAAGGTTGAGGCGGAACCGTCACGCTACAATGACGATGACGAGGAGGATCCGTATGACAACGCGATGTCAAGGAAAGAGTTTTACGACGATAAACGAAACCGGCGCAATGAGGATTTTCAAAAACCAGGTCCCGGCGGTTATGCGCCGCCAGATATAGTTCCGCACCACGAAAGAGATCCAAGGTATGGTGAGGACTACGGTGAAATGTATCGTAAACCGTATAATCGCAAACAAAAGGACACAGACCAATCCTGGTCATTTGACAGTGAATTCCAAAAGTATGCTAAGCATGCCAGTGACGATAACAATAGCGACAAAGGTTCGTATGGACATAGTTCCGACCGAAAAAGTGGAGAACTGGCCGGaatgttttacaatatgaaTGTACAGAGGGGCTCCAACGAAAGGGCAAAAACATCGGATACAAACTTCGAACAGCAACTTGGCTACTTACCATAA